The Nicotiana tomentosiformis chromosome 2, ASM39032v3, whole genome shotgun sequence genome includes the window ATGGGCCAACATGTCAACCTCAATGACGCGGAAGAGCTACGAATATCTGATAAAATTTTGCTTCATAATTTACTAGAGTAATTAGTATAACCAAGGGAAAGTCGTGAGAACAATGATCTggatagaaaaatatcaacagaGGCGCTACTGGCTATAAAAGAGAAGGAACAGAATAGATCTAAAATACAAATTTAAGGTAAACTCAAGCGGTGGAAACGTAAAGGTGATATGTTTCGCACTCTATACATCTTTACGGGAAGTTCAGTTTTTTTCTTGAAAGCAAACGAAAAGCCTCTCAACATTTCTAGTGCCTTGAGCATTCAACACCTAAGCAAACATCAGAACTCAATGGCTGTTTTTCTTTAGAACGTTCGAACTCAATGGTTGTTCCTTTGAATCCACTAAATTTTTGGCCATTATATTTTATGCTGCTTTGCAGAACCTCAATTACACGATTTTCAATCCAGCTAAAGGCTAGGGAAGGAAATCAAGTCTGGTGTTTTTATTTTACAGGCAAGGAATTCTTTCATAAAACCTGAAACATGAATTGCAGTTTCAATAATACCTGGTCTTCCAATAAGTGGTGGAAGATTATCCCAGGATGCATATGGTGGACCATTCGGAAGGAAAGAAACAATAGATGTTTTGAAGGAAACAGCAACTCCTTACAGAAGATTAAGATGAACTGTCTTTTTTTGTTTCACTTTTGGTGTAAGGAAGATTTTGTACAGGATTTTGATTCAATGATAGATATCATAGGATCCCTGTAGTAGGAGATAGAAGATAGCTATGGTTTTTGTTCTTTTTAGATATCTGTATAGATGGCTTTAGCACAGCCTTCGTGCTACAAATATATAAAATGTTACCATTCTCAAAAAAACAACACTTGGTCTTCTGACAGTAAGTCTGTTCTGAATTCAACCTAGTAGGCCTTAACCTACTTAACCATGCCATTCATGATTCCTGTTCTCCAGGCGCTATAACAAGGATTCTTATGGAGCTATGGCCTTAAAAGTGATATTGGACCTAAAATGTCTGTATTTGAAATTGCTTTGAGTAAACCTGGAACTAGTTTAAAGGGTGGTATAACAGGAAGAAAAAAATagcaacaaaaaagaaaaaacacaaTTAACACCAACAATCCCACCAGAGAAACAATTGTTAGTACTTGCCTGGTTTCTGAGAAAAGAACGAAAATGTTCTCCATAAACCAAAAAAGATGAAGTCTTAGAAACATGAAACTGTTCACTcctccatttttcttttctggaATGTAACAAATCTTCAAGGGAATAAAGTTTCTTTAACGCGAAAGAGCAAATCTACGGCATTGAGTTTCAGTAGCATATCTTGTGGTAGCATATTCACAAAAATCTCCattgtgagttttaaaagaaCAAAAAATACTTGGTATAATTTCTTTCAATGCCGAAGAATGAGCCCATGGCTAGCACCCATTTAAAACGTGTCATCATGTTAAGAAACTGTCTAACTGAAATAGAATTCAGACTCTTAACAAGCCCAACTGGACTTCCTTCTTTAATTGTTTGTGTTGTGTGTGTTTGGTTCTTTTATTTTTCCTTGGATCAATATGCATATCCTGTAAATCATGTTATCATAAAGAACATCCAAACAGATCAATCAGTATCTCTTTCAAACTACATATGGTAAGTATGACCAAGGTTGCTAACTAACCTTCCATGGAGCCAGAAAATCCAATGAACGCCGAAAACCTGTAGCACATATTACTGCATCTGAATCATTGCCAATGGCATCAGCTAGCCTTGCTGATCCCTCTGTGACATCCGCTTTAACCTGAAAATAACATAATAGAGTTGATTTCACGTAACAATAATTCAAAAACTTAACTGAACATTATTACTCCAAAGTTAAGCTATTCACTTACCTTTCTTCCTTGATCTTTTCTATACATTTGCAATATCAATTGCTCAGAGGGTAAAATGTAATCACCTTTATGCTAAATGATCACATTTTAAAAGTTTTGAGGTAATCTCCAATTTTAATCCATTTCAATTTAAACTAAAAGTATTACCTGAATACACCGACCAAAACAAGCTATTTCAGAGGATGAAGTATAAGTAAGAAATCACGAGAGAGAAAAAAGATTACAAACTTATTCAAAATGAAGGACAAAAAATGCAAATAGAATTGGACAAATAACCCAAAATATATTAGATGAAATGTAAAGGCATTTCCCCTATTAAACTAGGCCTCATTGCAAAATCCTCTCTGTGCTTAACATTTGACCTATATAGTACCATACTTTACTGCTTAATCATCTACTGATTGAGCAATTATCTATTAATTctatacaaaattttaaaaataaaataaaacaatacTCACAATCTGAAGGTCAGGGTTTGGACCCGATAAGATTGATTTAGCCTTATCAATATCAAGAACCCCAGCCTTGACAGCAAAACCCTTAGCCAAAAGCTGCTCAACAATCCTCTTCCCAGTGCTCCCAGTTGCACCTGCAACAAATATTCTCTTCTTTTCACTGATACTCACTTCCTCTTTACCTTCAATTTCACTTCCTTCTATCTGTGATTAACAAAATAAGAAAAACCAAGATGACAAATAACCCCAAATAGCAGAAGTTCATTTTCTCAGAATATCACGAAATCTTGAAAATTGCAAGTACAAAGTGTTAAACTTTTTAAGAGAAGAGAGTTACATTTACTGCTCTGAGATGAAAAGAATGAACTTTGTTGTCAAAGAGAGTAACAGAGTGCGGTTTAGAGGTAAAAGAAAAGGTTTGAAACAGAGAAGTTCTAAGGAAGCAAAGACCAGTGGCAGTAGCCATTGATATTTTCTAAATTGGGGCCGTGGCAATTAGTGTAAGTTTTCAGTTATATTGCCATTTACCGGACATTATACTTCTCCAACTTGCTTGGTCCCAATTGCCCATGAATCATTATCTTATTTTATTTGTTCTTACgtaataaaagtaatttagtaaaatataaacaagaaaaaaaaatagtgaaggaagagatttttttcttcaattgtgttatatttcctatttattatgcgATTTTTATATAGGTATGAAAAACGAAGAATTAATATTGTAAAATAGTGAGTGAAATGACCACTATTGAGTGGAATGATCACTAcataaatatgtcattgaatatgtcattaagaatTTGAGAGGAAGATCATGGAAGAAGATCATGGGGAAGGTTATGGAGATAATAGAGAAGAGTAGTGATCATTACTCCTTTGGTGGTGatggacatccaccataattcaaGATTTTATAACACTTGATGTTGGATTTTATAACACTTGATGTTGGGCATACTTTCATATGTTTCGATATTAATTTACTCGCATTTTACCGCCttttggttatatttgatatTGAATACGCCCAACTTAGCTTAAATTATGGAGTTTTATATTTATTTGGATTTTAATGGATAATGTAGGTACTTTGAAGATGAAATTTGGAGCAAAATAAAGAAGTAAAAGTTAGTTATGCATGACAATGTAATTAAAATTTGAAGCATTGGAGACTTTAGTTAAAGAATTGAATGTGAAACTCTTTGTTCTCAAATTGGAGAATCACTACAATAGTTAAATTAAGCAAAGTCCAAATAGTATGtggccgcaacaagtttttggcgtcgttgccgggacttagaattagctatttttctagattagacttttacttttatctttataattttttttcttttttgtaaatATGTTTATTTCTATAACAATTTAATCTTTCTCTTAGTGTATTTCTAGTTCTCTCAACATGACATATGGGGATGAAATATacggaggtaaggttattgaaGAAGACGCTTGGTTGACAGAAGACTTTTACGGTACGtatttttgggcttgtcatgactTGACCTCTTGGAGATCTGAATTGGAATATGGGAGTAAGGTTTTGTATTAGGACGGATATTCACAATTACGAAAATATGCGGAACGACGTTATCTTCTAATAAAGTTGGTGAATGATTGGTCGAAGGAGAAAGCAAGTTTGGCTTGGCTTTGCACAACTTGGATGTAGATTTGAGTGCAAAGGCTGATGCGTTCAACGTCCAACAATTTAATGATAAGTTGTGTGAAGTTGAAAAgaatcttctagaccaaattgaggagctaaaacaagaataccaatcattagaccatatttTCCTTGATGGTACAAATGTTGAGAAGGGTGTTCTAGAGTCATGTGAGAGAGTAGATAACATAACTTTTGCAGACTCTAGTATATGTAAATATGGGGatgtaaatagtaatacaattcatGAGTTAAGGCGCATTAGACCCCATTCTAATTattttttcacattgtgtttagatagtaaaATAGTAATCGAGCCATCTGAGCCTATGAGGGAGCCAaagagtgaggatgagagtgcctatattcttgaatttgtcatgcaAAAAAGCAAAAATTATATTCCTCGTCTAAAGGCTGAGAAGtgcagagtgaaaaatttattacttggccgggttatctttgtagccccaccaaagGAGCATAGCTGCAGACTGGATGCcctgttaggggctcaattcataagttcgaggtggaggcaaaaaatgGTCCAcgccgtgccgcgacgttaaattaggcgattgttgggaggcaacccagctttacttttttcttttagttttgattttttttcttattgtattatttttgtggtgttgttttattttgtaggattttgAGCATAGGGAGCAAAGCCATAGGAAGTGTGCAAAAGTGAgtcagatggttggaactaagtgtggggtgcccagaCAAAGGATCATgcatgggagaagtctgagtactcCGTGAGCTGTTATTCCTTCGGCCTTTGGCTTTttagggagtttcttgtccacccttgttattttttctttatttgtgcattggggacactgcactcttttaagtgtggggtgagagaATTCCTTTAGATAATTAGTAGCAGTATGTTAGTAAAAatattaacttcttattttgttattagcttcttatttttatttttttagttatgTAGTATTATAATAGTAGTTTTAGtagcttaattttttttaatgtggaaaatcataaaaaataatttttttaaaaaaaaattgaactttTCCCGACAATaaatctcctagacagttttcttgagggattaaagtctaacaaaaaatacaaaaaaaaataaaaaataaaaaaacataaaaccatgtcttttagttttctttaggtagtaataatcccccgt containing:
- the LOC104092265 gene encoding uncharacterized protein At2g34460, chloroplastic-like is translated as MATATGLCFLRTSLFQTFSFTSKPHSVTLFDNKVHSFHLRAVNIEGSEIEGKEEVSISEKKRIFVAGATGSTGKRIVEQLLAKGFAVKAGVLDIDKAKSILSGPNPDLQIVKADVTEGSARLADAIGNDSDAVICATGFRRSLDFLAPWKVDNFGTVNLVEACRTLGVKRFILISSILVNGAEMGQLFNPAYVFLNVLGLTLVAKLQAEQYIRRSGINYTIVRPGGLRNDPPQGNIVMEQEDTLYEGSISRDQVAEVAVEALLHPESHYKVVEIVARTDAPKRSFEELFGSIKQH